The sequence TCCAGCGACTGTTCGCCCTTGTTGCCGAGGAAGTGGGCGAGGTTCTCCTCCTGTTTGTCCGCAACGATGGAGAGAGAGGGATCCTTGCGCACTTTACGGGCATAGCGCATCACCCACGCCACACAGATGATCCACCCGATGACCAGCAGCGCGACGCGCAGGGCGATACCGTTGGTGAAGGGGATCCCGGCGGCGTTGGCGGCGATCACCGTCGCGAACGGGTTAATGGTGGAGCCAAGCGTGCCGATCCCGGCGCCGAGCAGCACGGTGGAGGCGGCTACCACCGGGTCGAAACGTGCGGCCAGCATCACCGGAACCAGCAGGGTATAGAACGGCAGGGACTCTTCGGCCATGCCGTAAATGGTGCCGCCTGCGGCAAACAGCGCCATCAGGATCGGGATCATCCACTCTTCGCGACCGCGCAACCGGGTGGTGACGCGTTCGATCCCGGCGTCAATGGCCCCGGTTTTGGTGACGATCCCGAGGAATCCCCCGATGATCAGTATAAACAGCGCAACGTCGATCGCCCCGGCCTGGCCGGACTCGGGATCGTACAACCCGGCAATCGGGGCCATCAGCACGGAAACCAGTCCCTGCGGATGGGCCGCTACGTGCGCATAGGTTCCGGCAACCGGCACGTCCTTGCCGAGCGCCTCGTTCATGGCCATGTGATACTGCCCGGCCGGAACAATCCACGTCAGGACGGCAACGATGGCAATCAGAAAAAAGAGAATGGTGTATGCGGAGGGAAATTTGAACTTGCCCATGATGTTCTCCTGAAACCCGGCGCACCCCGCGGCACGCCGGGCGGTGATTAGTCGCCGAGTGTCGCCACCATGACCGCTTTAATGGTATGCATGCGGTTTTCTGCTTCATCAAAGACGATAGAGTTCGGGGATTCGAAGACCTCTTCCGTCACCTCCAGCCCTTTCAGGCCATAGGCCATTTCGATTTCGCGGCCCACTTTGGTGTGCTCGTTGTGAAACGCCGGCAGGCAGTGCATGAACTTGACGTTCGGGTTGCCGGTGGCTTTCATGACGTCCGCGTTAATTTGATACGGCTTCATCAGGCTGACGCGTTCGGCCCACGCCTCTTTCGGCTCGCCCATGGAGACCCACACGTCGGTGTAGAGGAAATCCGTCCCGCGCACGCCTTCTTCCACGTCGTCGGTCAGGGTGATGCGCGCGCCCGTTTCTTTCGCGATGGCACGGCACTGCTCAACCAGACCCGCTTCCGGCCAGAAGGATTTCGGTGCCACCAGGCGGATGTCCATCCCCATTTTGGCCGCGCCGACCATCAGGGAGTTGCCCATGTTGTTGCGTGCGTCGCCGAGATAAGCAAAGCTTAGCTCCGGCAGGGTTTTGCCCGGCGCGTGCTCCAGCATGGTCATCAGATCGGCGAGGATCTGCGTCGGATGGAATTCGTCGGTCAGGCCGTTCCACACCGGTACGCCCGCGTATTCACCCAGCTCTTCAACAATCGCCTGGCCGTAGCCGCGGTATTCGATACCGTCATACATACGCCCCAACACGCGGGCGGTGTCTTTCATCGACTCTTTATGGCCGATCTGCGATCCGCTTGGGCCGAGGTAGGTCACCTGCGCACCCTGGTCAAACGCGCCCACTTCGAAGGCGCAGCGGGTGCGGGTGGAGGTTTTTTCAAAGATCAGGGCGATGTTTTTGCCGACCAGGGTTTGCTTTTCGCGTCCGGCTTTTTTGGCCGCTTTCAGCTCGATGGCGAGGTCGATCAGGTACTGGATCTCCGCCGGGGTGTAGTCCAGCAGTTTCAGGAAGTTGCGGTTTTTCAGGTTGATGGTCATATGGGAAATCCTTTTTAAATGTATGTTCAGTTACGAATCAACGTGCCTTTCTCGCCCGCCAGAATCTCTGCCCCATCGGCCAGCGCGCCGATCCCGGCAATGCCGTTGCAGGCTTCAACAAACTCGCGGCAGGCGGCCACTTTCGGCCCCATCGATCCGGCGTCAAACTGCATGCCTCTGAGCAGTCCTGGCGTCACCTGCGCCAGCGGGCGCTGGGTCGGTTTTCCCCAGTCGAGGTACACCGCGTCGGCATCGGTGAGGATCAGCAGGGCGTCGGCCTCAATCTGGCGCGCCAGCAGGGCGGCGGAGAGGTCTTTGTCGATCACCGCCTCAATGCCGTGATAGCCGTTGGCGTTTTCCACCACCGGCACGCCGCCGCCGCCGTTGCAGATCACCAGGTGGTCGCGCTGGATCAGCGCCGTGATGGCGTCGCTCTCGACGATGCGTTTCGGCTGCGGTGACGGCACCACGCGACGGAAGTAGCTGCCGTCGGCCTTAAACACCCAGCCTTTTTCCGCGGCCAGCGTTTTTGCCTGGGCTTCGCTGTACACCGGGCCGATGTATTTGGTCGGGGTGCTGAACGCCGGGTCGGCGGCGTCCACTTCCACCTGCGTGAGCAGGACGCTCACCTCACGCTGCGGCAGGCTGTTTTTCAGCGCCTGCTGGAGCATGTAGCCGATCATCCCCTGGCTTTCGGCACCAAGAACGTCCAGTGGGTAAGGGGTCACTTTGTCGTAGGCGCTGTTCTGCAGCGCCAGCAGCCCGACCTGTGGACCGTTGCCGTGAACCAGCACCACGCGCCACTGCGCCGTGAGCCCGGCGATGGTGCGGGCGGCCTGCTCAATGTTCTGGCGCTGGATCTCGGCTTCCAGCGGCTCGCCGCGCTTCAGCAGTGCGTTGCCGCCAAGGGCCACAACCAGAGTGGGTTTTCGTTCCATGATGGCTCCTTTAAATTCCGTCGCGTTCCAGTGGGCAGCTCATGCAGCGTGCGCCGCCGCGGCCGCGTCCCAGCTCATCGCCCGGGATAGGCAGCACGGTGATGCCGGCTTTGTCGTACTTCTCGTTAGTCCAGACGTTGCGCTCGTAGCCAATCACCACGCCGGGACGGATGGTCAGAACGTTGTTGGCGTCGTTCCACTGTTCGCGTTCGGCTTCAAAGGCGTCGCCGCCGGTGGTGATCAGGCGCACCTGGTTAATGCCGAGCGCTTTCTCGATGGCGTGCAGCAGGTCGGTTTCCTGGGTACGTTGCAGGCCGCCGCGCCCGTCAGGGGTGAGCGTCCAGCACTGGGCGTCTTTGCGCACTACTTCCGGGTAGACGGAGAAAGTGTCCACGTCGATGTGGGTCATCACGGTGTCGAGGTGCATGCAGGAGCGGTGTTTTGGCAGCTCAACGGCGATCACGCGCTCGGCCTGGCGGTGTTTGAACAGGCTGTTGGCGAGGAACTCCACGCCCTGCGGCGTCGTGCGTTCGGACATGCCGATCAATACCGCCCCGCGACCAATCACTAATACGTCGCCGCCTTCCAGGGTAGCGTGGTCGTAATTAATATTTTCGTCGCCGAAATACTTAATAAAATCGCCGTCGGCAAATGCCGGATGCCAGCGATATATTGCCCGAAGGTTATTGGTTTCACGCTGACGGGCGGGTTTAGCCATCGGGTTAATGGAGACGCCGTTATAAATCCAACAGGAAGTGTCACGGGTAAATAAATGGTTGGGCAGCGGCTTCATAATAAAGTCATTGGCCGTGTGGGTATCTACCACCATATTTTTGATGGCCGCCGGAATTTCGCCGTAGGTTAATCCGCCGCTTAATCTGCGCGCCAGTTCACGGTGCGGCATGTCCGCCAGCCAGCCGCGCACGTCGCCCGCAAAGGTAGGCCCGAGGCGATAGTCCGAGATTTGCGTCTCCAGCAGCCAGGCTTTCGCTTCTGTAATATCAAGCGTTTGTGTCAGGAGGTCGGTTAACAGCAGGACTTCCACACCCTGCTCGCGCAGCGTGTTTGCGAAGATATCATGCTCTTCACCCGCCCGTTCAACCGAGAGCACATCATCGAAAAGCAGTTCCTGACAATTCGATGGCGTTAAACGTCTCAGACTTAAATTTGGGCGGTGCAGCATAACGCTACGCAATTGACCAATTTCAGAACCGACGTAATGCTTTTCCATAATTATTCCTTTAACTGTTTTTCAGAATAAAAAGGTCATGCGCCATGTGATGTGTTTAATTTCATGGCGGCTAAGCTCAATTGATTTCGAGGTTCATACTAGGCGGTTAAATAATCATTATTGTGATGCGGTTCACGCGAAAATGGATATTAAGGTGTTTGTTTTCATTTGCATGATTCGCATCAGATAGTGATTAATTTCATATTATTGGCACGTGAATAGCTAAGCAGCATTCGGTGGCAATATTTGTGTTTGTTATTATTTTGTAGAATTTAATGTTTCGAAATAATTAGTTATGTCATTGATTTTAAAAGTTAAAATTTGGTGTCGGGAATAGCTATGCAATAATGGCAGTTAACTATTTTTGACTTAAGAAAAATCCATAAATAATTATGGGTTTATAAAGGAAATTATTAAAGTGATAAAATGTGATACGGCAGCAGGTTTTGTGATTTACGCTTTCGATTCAGGAGGTTATGTTGGCGCTATCGCGCGCGCGAAATGAGGTTATGCATAACCGCTGCATAATTGCCTGTGTGTGATTAACAGTGAATTAACACCTTTCCCGATAAACATGCGCTCGCGCAAAGGTCACAGAAAAAGGACTGGTATGGCAGCGCGAACTCTCGTATAAAAGACAAAAATGAAACGTCGTTTTACATTGAGAGGTTTTTCATGATCATCGGCAACATCCACCATCTCCAGCCCTGGCTGCCTGACGCGCTGCGCCAGGCCATTGAGTATATAAAGCGCCACGTCACCGACGCTACGCCGCCCGGCAAGCATGATATCGATGGCAACACACTGTTTTATCTGGTCTCGGAAGACATGACTCAGCCGTTTGCTGAACGCCGCGCCGAGTTTCATGCGCGCTATCTGGACATCCAGATCGTGATGAAGGGTCAGGAAGGGATGACCTTCAGCACCCTGCCGCACGGTACGCCGGATACCGACTGGCTGGCGGACAAAGACATCGCGTTCCTGCCGGAAGGCGAGCAGGAGAAAACCGTGGTGCTGAGCGAAGGGGATTTTGTGGTGTTCTGGCCTGGCGAAGTCCATAAGCCGCTGTGCGCGGTGGGGGCGCCTGCCAGGGTGCGAAAAGTCGTGGTGAAAATGCTGATTGAATAACTCCATTAACCCCGGCAGGGAGTAAAAGTCCCCTCTCCCTGTGGGAGAGGGTTAGGGTGAGGGCAACAGACCGCACCCTTTAATCTGTGATCCAGCTTAAATTTCCCGCACTCCCTACTCATCTCCCATTTACCTGCGCTTTTTCTGCGTCATAGTATGATCGTTAAATTAATGAACGCTGTTCTATAATGTAGAACAAAATGATTCTGCAAGGAGATCTCATGCCGCAGCCTGTGTTGTTTACGGGAATCATTCCCCCTGTCTCCACCATTTTTACCGCCGATGGGCAGCTCGATAAGCAGGGCACCGCCGCGCTGATCGACGATCTGATCGCCGCAGGCGTTGATGGCCTGTTCTTCCTCGGCAGCGGCGGCGAATTCTCCCAGCTCAACGCCGAAGAGCGTAAAACCATTGCCCGCTTTGCTATCGATCATGTCGATCGTCGCGTACCGGTTCTGATCGGCACCGGCGGCACCAACGCCCGGGAAACCATTGAACTGAGCCAGCACGCGCAGCAGGCGGGCGCGGACGGCATCGTGGTCATCAACCCCTACTACTGGAAAGTGTCGGAAGCGAGCCTGATTCGCTATTTCGAACAGGTGGCCGACAGCGTCACGCTGCCGGTGATGCTCTATAACTTCCCGGCGCTGACCGGGCAGGATCTCACGCCAGCGCTGGTGAAAACCCTCGCCGACTCGCGCAGCAACATCGTAGGCATTAAAGACACCATCGACTCCGTCGCCCATCTGCGCAGCATGATCCACACCGTCAAAGCGGCCCACCCACACTTCACCGTGCTGTGTGGCTACGACGACCATCTGTTTAATACCCTGCTGCTCGGTGGCGACGGGGCGATTTCGGCGAGCGGCAACTTTGCGCCGCAGGTGTCGGTAAATCTTCTGAAAGCCTGGCGCGATAAGGATGTGGCGAAAGCGGCTGAGTATCATCAGACCTTGCTGCAAATCCCGCAGCTGTATCAGCTGGATACGCCGTTCGTGAACGTCATTAAAGAGGCGATTGTACTTTGCGGCCGCCCGATCTCCACGCACGTGCTGCCGCCCGCTTCACCGCTGGACGAGCCGCGCAAAGCGCAGCT comes from Enterobacter kobei and encodes:
- the arcA gene encoding arginine deiminase; its protein translation is MEKHYVGSEIGQLRSVMLHRPNLSLRRLTPSNCQELLFDDVLSVERAGEEHDIFANTLREQGVEVLLLTDLLTQTLDITEAKAWLLETQISDYRLGPTFAGDVRGWLADMPHRELARRLSGGLTYGEIPAAIKNMVVDTHTANDFIMKPLPNHLFTRDTSCWIYNGVSINPMAKPARQRETNNLRAIYRWHPAFADGDFIKYFGDENINYDHATLEGGDVLVIGRGAVLIGMSERTTPQGVEFLANSLFKHRQAERVIAVELPKHRSCMHLDTVMTHIDVDTFSVYPEVVRKDAQCWTLTPDGRGGLQRTQETDLLHAIEKALGINQVRLITTGGDAFEAEREQWNDANNVLTIRPGVVIGYERNVWTNEKYDKAGITVLPIPGDELGRGRGGARCMSCPLERDGI
- the yagE gene encoding 2-keto-3-deoxygluconate aldolase, which codes for MPQPVLFTGIIPPVSTIFTADGQLDKQGTAALIDDLIAAGVDGLFFLGSGGEFSQLNAEERKTIARFAIDHVDRRVPVLIGTGGTNARETIELSQHAQQAGADGIVVINPYYWKVSEASLIRYFEQVADSVTLPVMLYNFPALTGQDLTPALVKTLADSRSNIVGIKDTIDSVAHLRSMIHTVKAAHPHFTVLCGYDDHLFNTLLLGGDGAISASGNFAPQVSVNLLKAWRDKDVAKAAEYHQTLLQIPQLYQLDTPFVNVIKEAIVLCGRPISTHVLPPASPLDEPRKAQLKSLLQQLKLC
- the arcC gene encoding carbamate kinase, with product MERKPTLVVALGGNALLKRGEPLEAEIQRQNIEQAARTIAGLTAQWRVVLVHGNGPQVGLLALQNSAYDKVTPYPLDVLGAESQGMIGYMLQQALKNSLPQREVSVLLTQVEVDAADPAFSTPTKYIGPVYSEAQAKTLAAEKGWVFKADGSYFRRVVPSPQPKRIVESDAITALIQRDHLVICNGGGGVPVVENANGYHGIEAVIDKDLSAALLARQIEADALLILTDADAVYLDWGKPTQRPLAQVTPGLLRGMQFDAGSMGPKVAACREFVEACNGIAGIGALADGAEILAGEKGTLIRN
- the argF gene encoding ornithine carbamoyltransferase; the encoded protein is MTINLKNRNFLKLLDYTPAEIQYLIDLAIELKAAKKAGREKQTLVGKNIALIFEKTSTRTRCAFEVGAFDQGAQVTYLGPSGSQIGHKESMKDTARVLGRMYDGIEYRGYGQAIVEELGEYAGVPVWNGLTDEFHPTQILADLMTMLEHAPGKTLPELSFAYLGDARNNMGNSLMVGAAKMGMDIRLVAPKSFWPEAGLVEQCRAIAKETGARITLTDDVEEGVRGTDFLYTDVWVSMGEPKEAWAERVSLMKPYQINADVMKATGNPNVKFMHCLPAFHNEHTKVGREIEMAYGLKGLEVTEEVFESPNSIVFDEAENRMHTIKAVMVATLGD
- a CDS encoding YfcC family protein: MGKFKFPSAYTILFFLIAIVAVLTWIVPAGQYHMAMNEALGKDVPVAGTYAHVAAHPQGLVSVLMAPIAGLYDPESGQAGAIDVALFILIIGGFLGIVTKTGAIDAGIERVTTRLRGREEWMIPILMALFAAGGTIYGMAEESLPFYTLLVPVMLAARFDPVVAASTVLLGAGIGTLGSTINPFATVIAANAAGIPFTNGIALRVALLVIGWIICVAWVMRYARKVRKDPSLSIVADKQEENLAHFLGNKGEQSLEFTPVRKIILVIFALAFAVMIYGVAVLGWWMAEISAVFLASAIIVGLIARMSEEELTSTFINGARDLLGVALIIGIARGIVVIMDKGMITHTILHSAEGMVTGLSTVAFINVMYWLEVVLSFLVPSSSGLAVLTMPIMAPLADFANVNRDLVVTAYQSASGIVNLITPTSAVVMGGLAIARVPYVRYLKWVAPLLGILTVVIMVALSLGALL
- a CDS encoding YhcH/YjgK/YiaL family protein, with product MIIGNIHHLQPWLPDALRQAIEYIKRHVTDATPPGKHDIDGNTLFYLVSEDMTQPFAERRAEFHARYLDIQIVMKGQEGMTFSTLPHGTPDTDWLADKDIAFLPEGEQEKTVVLSEGDFVVFWPGEVHKPLCAVGAPARVRKVVVKMLIE